A genomic segment from Spinacia oleracea cultivar Varoflay chromosome 3, BTI_SOV_V1, whole genome shotgun sequence encodes:
- the LOC110775140 gene encoding transcription factor MYB108 — protein sequence MDVNINTGKSTSSLSSEDELDLRRGPWTVEEDLALINYIATHGEGRWNSLARCAGLKRTGKSCRLRWLNYLRPDVRRGNITLEEQLLILELHSRWGNRWSKIAQYLPGRTDNEIKNYWRTRVQKHAKQLKCDVNSKQFKDTMRYLWMPRLVERIQAAATTTEPHTTATATTSGGSSTTTVNGGPTMGFTDNFIHAPVNSNFTPENSGNSSESFGTTHVSDFGDYYGIPVNNQSVSQEYYQGNQVNYGGDNSLTSPNCNYLNNQGMDFQGVDNYMEQNSHQNWSFGLEDTTDNLWNVEDIYVLQQQFNNM from the exons ATGGACGTTAACATTAATACTGGTAAGTCCACGAGTTCTCTAAGCAGTGAAGATGAATTAGACCTCCGAAGAGGTCCATGGACCGTCGAGGAAGATCTTGCTCTCATCAATTACATTGCTACTCACGGCGAAGGCCGTTGGAACTCCCTCGCTCGTTGTGCAG GCCTTAAGCGAACCGGAAAGAGTTGTAGATTGAGATGGCTAAACTATTTACGTCCAGATGTTCGACGAGGAAACATCACTCTTGAAGAACAACTATTGATCTTGGAACTCCATTCTCGTTGGGGCAACCG GTGGTCGAAAATAGCTCAATATTTACCGGGAAGAACAGACAATGAGATTAAGAATTATTGGAGAACTCGTGTACAAAAGCATGCTAAGCAACTTAAATGTGACGTGAACAGCAAGCAATTTAAGGACACCATGCGTTATCTTTGGATGCCTAGGCTAGTTGAGAGAATCCAAGCAGCCGCCACAACAACCGAGCCCCACACCACCGCCACCGCTACTACATCCGGGGGATCAAGCACCACCACGGTCAACGGCGGGCCAACCATGGGCTTCACCGATAACTTTATCCATGCACCCGTTAATTCTAATTTTACCCCCGAAAACTCGGGTAATTCTTCCGAGTCCTTTGGCACGACCCATGTTTCAGATTTCGGGGATTATTACGGGATCCCGGTTAATAATCAAAGTGTTAGTCAGGAATATTACCAAGGTAATCAAGTGAATTATGGAGGTGATAACTCATTAACAAGTCCTAATTGTAATTATCTAAATAACCAAGGGATGGATTTCCAAGGTGTTGATAATTACATGGAGCAAAATAGCCATCAAAATTGGTCGTTTGGTCTTGAGGATACAACGGACAATTTGTGGAATGTTGAGGACATTTATGTCTTACAACAACAATTTAACAATATGTGA